From the Synechococcales cyanobacterium T60_A2020_003 genome, the window GATAATCTGGCAGCCACGCCCCAACCTCACAATTCTCACCTTTCCAGGGGTTCCCCGCGAAATGAAGGCGATGTGGGCGGAAACGGCGGTGCCCTATTTGCAGAGTCAGGGATGGGGCCAGACGACGATCCACAGCCGCACACTGCGATTTTGGGGCATTTCAGAATCGGGGTTAGCTGAGCAGGTGGAATCCTTTTTGAGCTTATCCAATCCTACCGTTGCTCCCTATGCAGGTCGTGGAGAGGTGCGGCTTCGGATTTCGGCAAAGGCCACCTCTGAAGAAGATGCGATCGCCCTAATTGACCCAGTTGAAGCCCAACTGCGCCAGATTGGCGGCGACCATTGCTACGGTGGCGATGAGGATAGTTTGGCATCGGTGGTTGGCGCGTTGCTCACCCAGCGATCGGAAACGCTAGCCGTTGCAGAGTCCTGTACAGGTGGAGGCTTGGGGCACTTAATTACGAGCGTACCGGGTAGTTCGGTGTACTTTCGGGGCGGCATTATTTCCTACGACAACGAGATAAAGGTGCAGCTACTGGGTGTAGATTCATCCGTTTTAGACTCCCTGGGAGCCGTCAGCGATGAGGTTGCCAAACAGATGGCTCAGGGGGTGCGATCGCGCCTCGGCAGCACCTGGGGAATTGGCATTACAGGAATTGCAGGTCCGGGTGGCGGCACCGAGAGCAAACCCGTTGGCTTGGTTTACATCGGCATTGCTGGGCCAAACAACGAGGTCGAAAGCGTTCAGTATCAATTTGGTGCCTACAGCGATCGCGACTGGATTCGATGGCTCAGTGCTTGCAATGCCTTGGATCGCCTGCGTCGCAGCCTTCTAGCGTTATCCAGAGCGTAAAACTTTCGAAAGCGATCGCTGAGAATCCATCATTATTGGGGTATCATAGTTAGTAAGGCACTGATTCTGTGGCTATCTTGTTTCGTTTGTTAGCACATCACCCGATAATCCAAAAGAGGGGAGAGTGAAAGTTAATGGCTCAAGTTGAACAGGTACTCGAGAAGATCAAAGAGCTGCTCCGTCGATTGATCGAAGCTCTACTGGGACCTCAAGCCGAACCTGAGCCGGAACCCATTCCTATTCCGGTTCGGGAGCCGGGTCGCCGCTAATAGAGCTAGGGGTCATCTAGCGAGATAATTGTGTGATAAGTATTTTGGTCATTCACGGTCCAAACTTGAATTTGTTGGGCAAGCGTGAACCTGTAGTTTATGGGCATAAGACCCTGCCGAGTATCGACGAAAGTTTGATCGCTCGCGGTGAATCCCTAGGTGTCGCTGTTGAAACTTTGCAGTCGAATCATGAAGGTGTTTTAGTGGATGCCATTCATGCAGCGATGAATGTCCACGATGGTTTGGTGATCAATGCCGGGGCTTACACGCATACCAGTATTGCACTGAGAGATGCGATCGCCGCTACTAACATTCCGACGGTTGAGGTTCATCTGAGCAATATTTATCGACGCGAGGAATTTCGTCACCATTCCTACATTGCGGCGGTAGCGATCGGTCAGATCAGTGGTTTTGGTGCCCACAGCTACGTACTGGGATTAGAGGCACTGGTCAATCATCTCCGAAACAAGTGAGCCCGTTAGCCCTACTCATTGGATCTGAAAATCAAAATTTAGCAATACAAGTCTACTAGAACATCTCAGTCCACTGATTTCGGCTCTGAGATGTTTGAGCTTTTAGTCCTGCTGTGAAAGTCGCTGTACCGATTGCCCGCTTAAACGGCGATGGGCATCTTGAAGAAATCCTGGAATCGTACCAGCATGAGGGCTGTGAGTTAGACACTCCGACAAATCTAAGCTATCCACCTTGTCTGCTTTATTGCCCGCAAACCAGTGGCTACCATTGCCCAAGAGGTTATAGCGCATCTTGGCGTAGTCCACCATATCGAAGGCGATCGCCAAATTCCGGAGCCACAGGATGGACGGAATATTAATGCCTCCGGGTGTCTCTTCATAGCGCGGCAACCCTACGAACCACGTCCGATACCAGTCTTCTCCTAAGGCGGCGATCGCCGCCTGTTCCAAGCGCTCCAAAATCGGCGGCAGAACTTCATCCGCTCGTTCTAGCAGATCCAGTGTTTTCAAGTGCTCATCGAAATCCGTAGGTTTGGCAGCACCAATGCTGAGGGTATGCACCTCTGGATGACTGAGACAAAAGAGATCGTTGAAGACGATCGGACTCAGAGGCGCACATAAATCGATCAATTTCTGAGGAGGCTCGTACAGCTTACCCCCCTTATCCGATGGACTGATGATGAAAACCCCCATGTCCTGCTGAGTAGCCGCCAGAATCGCATCCCAGTTGGTCTGGTTGATGTAGTACCAATGGAGATTCACGTAGTCAAACCAACCCGTTTGAACAGCCTTCATGATAACGTCTAACGGGGCGTGGGTCGAGAATCCAATATGTCGCAATCGACCCTGCTGCTGAAACTGGCGTGCTACGTCCAAGCATCCGCCCGGTCGAAGCGTCCAGTCCAAGAGTTGCGGCGTGTTAACCCCATGGATGCCAAATAGATCGACGTAGTCCAGGCGCAGATTTTTTAGGGATTGTTCAAGGGTGCGGGCGAATTCCTGCGGATCTTCCGTCGGGGAAACTTTGGTTTGGACGATGAGCTTCTCGCGCGGCAGCTTTGGCAGTACTTGCCCTAACTGTGCTTCCGAGGTTCCGTAACCACGGGCGGTTTCAATGTGGGTAATGCCCAGTTCGAGCGATCGCCGAATCGTGGCGTCAATGTTATCCTGATTCTCCTGAGGAATCGTCCAATTGGCAACGTCTTTCCAGGAGTGCTGATATCGCATGCCGCCACACGAGAAAACGGGCATTTGCAACTCTGTCCGGCCAAAGCGTCGATATTGCATGGTGACAAACGTAGAGATCATTCAGTGTCTTGTACAAAGCGTTTCGTAGAACCAGCAAAACGCTTCAACTCCTCAAAGCGTGTCTATTGAAGAGGGCTATTGCTGATTTTACATAAAACTTAATAATTATGCTGATAGGCTCCCAGCAAGGTTTACTTTGCGGGGGAGCCTACATCGTAGCAATTAACGGTAAATCGCAAGACCAAACAACCCGCCTACATTTCTCGAACGGAGGGTTGACCGTCAATGATTTCACCAATGAGCACCACATGGGCGACATCGATGAATAAACCATTTTCCAAAACACCAGGAACGTTGTTTAGCATCTTTTCCATGCCGACGGGATCATCAATTCCGCCATCGAAGGTGACATCGAGAATCATGTTGCCTTGATCCGTAATGACCGGGCCATCTTTCTTAACCCCCATCCGCAGGTCAGGTCTACCCCCCAGGGTTTCAATGAAACGAGAGACTGGGGCGGTCGCCATCGGTAGCACTTCAACTGGGAGGACAAAGGTTGTGCCCAGCTTGTCCACGAGTTTGGAACTATCCACAACTACGATAAACAGCTCTGCCAGGGAATCAATAATCTTCTCGCGAGTGTGGGCTGCTCCGCCACCTTTAATCAGATTCTTGCGCGGATCGACTTCATCGGCTCCATCGATCGCAATGTGAATAATGTCTACTTCATCTAGGGTGACTAAGGGAATGCCGTGTTGCTTCGCGAGTACCGATGCCTGAAACGAAGTCGGGACACCTTTGATATCACTGAGTTCGCCAGACTTGAGGCGATCGCCCAGTCGCTGAATGGCATACGCTGTAGTTGATCCAGTTCCCAGTCCAACAACTGTTCCCGACTGCACGCGGTCTGCAGCCGCAAAGCCCACCTGTTGTTTCATCACCTTTACGGGATCTGTCTCGGTCATACAAGCCTCCTACAAGGTCTCCAAACTATCTCCAAACGGTTTATACCACGTTGACTGGAGCATCAGAGAGTTGAGGATAAAAATACGCCGTTAGATTGGCTGGATTGACCATGGGATCGGAGGCTTAGTGCTTTGATAAGTAGGATGAGAAGTCATGGAAAATATTGTCTCTCGCAAGGTTCCGTCTATGTGTGCATAGAGTTTTAAGTTTGGTATAGAATGACCGAACGATAGGAGTCCTGATTAGTTCAGATTTTGATATAGCGCTACAGTCATAGCATTTGGAAAAATGTGTTTTCAGAAGCCATGCAGCGCAAGGGTTGCGAGCATAGCTCCTGGCATTTAGGGGCGTAGCGCTCCAG encodes:
- a CDS encoding competence/damage-inducible protein A yields the protein MLGSAEVICVGTELLLGEILNSNAQFLAQEFARLGIPHYYQTVVGDNVLRLQKTLAIACERSQIIVFTGGLGPTPDDLTTEAIADFFDTPLIEQADVLDDITQKFIRRGREMSPSNRKQALIPQGASVLPNRLGTAPGIIWQPRPNLTILTFPGVPREMKAMWAETAVPYLQSQGWGQTTIHSRTLRFWGISESGLAEQVESFLSLSNPTVAPYAGRGEVRLRISAKATSEEDAIALIDPVEAQLRQIGGDHCYGGDEDSLASVVGALLTQRSETLAVAESCTGGGLGHLITSVPGSSVYFRGGIISYDNEIKVQLLGVDSSVLDSLGAVSDEVAKQMAQGVRSRLGSTWGIGITGIAGPGGGTESKPVGLVYIGIAGPNNEVESVQYQFGAYSDRDWIRWLSACNALDRLRRSLLALSRA
- the aroQ gene encoding type II 3-dehydroquinate dehydratase, whose product is MISILVIHGPNLNLLGKREPVVYGHKTLPSIDESLIARGESLGVAVETLQSNHEGVLVDAIHAAMNVHDGLVINAGAYTHTSIALRDAIAATNIPTVEVHLSNIYRREEFRHHSYIAAVAIGQISGFGAHSYVLGLEALVNHLRNK
- a CDS encoding aldo/keto reductase, encoding MQYRRFGRTELQMPVFSCGGMRYQHSWKDVANWTIPQENQDNIDATIRRSLELGITHIETARGYGTSEAQLGQVLPKLPREKLIVQTKVSPTEDPQEFARTLEQSLKNLRLDYVDLFGIHGVNTPQLLDWTLRPGGCLDVARQFQQQGRLRHIGFSTHAPLDVIMKAVQTGWFDYVNLHWYYINQTNWDAILAATQQDMGVFIISPSDKGGKLYEPPQKLIDLCAPLSPIVFNDLFCLSHPEVHTLSIGAAKPTDFDEHLKTLDLLERADEVLPPILERLEQAAIAALGEDWYRTWFVGLPRYEETPGGINIPSILWLRNLAIAFDMVDYAKMRYNLLGNGSHWFAGNKADKVDSLDLSECLTHSPHAGTIPGFLQDAHRRLSGQSVQRLSQQD
- the rpiA gene encoding ribose-5-phosphate isomerase RpiA; this encodes MTETDPVKVMKQQVGFAAADRVQSGTVVGLGTGSTTAYAIQRLGDRLKSGELSDIKGVPTSFQASVLAKQHGIPLVTLDEVDIIHIAIDGADEVDPRKNLIKGGGAAHTREKIIDSLAELFIVVVDSSKLVDKLGTTFVLPVEVLPMATAPVSRFIETLGGRPDLRMGVKKDGPVITDQGNMILDVTFDGGIDDPVGMEKMLNNVPGVLENGLFIDVAHVVLIGEIIDGQPSVREM